From Fusarium fujikuroi IMI 58289 draft genome, chromosome FFUJ_chr07, a single genomic window includes:
- a CDS encoding probable ribosome-associated protein S2 (Rap-1) → MAPSNLPALFNATSQDIETLLAAQCHLGSKNLQVHMENYLWKTRADGVNVINVGKTWEKIVLAARIIAAVDNPADICVISARPYGQRAVLKFAAHTGATAIAGRFTPGSFTNYITRSFKEPRLIIVTDPRTDAQAIKEASYVNIPVIALADTDSPTEYVDVAIPTNNKGRHAIGAVWWMLAREVLRLRGTIYNRETPWDVMVDLYFYRDPEAEAEDKVEEEKLPGADEEGPAAIESGFQNTAGGDWETPAAGFAGATGAAAPGWDGAAGEEWGAAPANTEWAASAEAPKDSQW, encoded by the exons ATGGCTCCCTCCAACCTGCCCGCCCTCTTCAACGCTACCAGCCAGGACATTGAGACCCTCCTGGCTGCTCAGTGCCACCTCGGCTCCAAGAACCTCCAGGTTCACATGGAGAACTACCTCTGGAAGACCCGTGCCGATGGTGTCAACGTCATCAACGTCGGCAAGACCTG GGAGAAGATCGTTCTGGCTGCCCGTATCATCGCTGCCGTCGACAACCCCGCCGATATCTGTGTCATCTCTGCTCGTCCCTACGGTCAGCGTGCCGTCCTCAAGTTCGCCGCCCACACTGGTGCCACCGCCATCGCTGGTCGCTTCACCCCCGGTTCCTTCACCAACTACATCACCCGATCTTTCAAGGAGCCCCGTCTGATCATCGTCACCGACCCCCGCACCGACGCCCAGGCCATCAAGGAGGCTTCCTACGTCAACATCCCCGTCATTGCCCTCGCCGACACTGACTCTCCCACCGAGTACGTTGACGTTGCCATccccaccaacaacaagggTCGCCACGCCATCGGTGCCGTCTGGTGGATGCTCGCCCGTGAGGTCCTCCGTCTTCGTGGTACCATCTACAACCGCGAGACCCCCTGGGACGTCATGGTCGATCTTTACTTCT ACCGTGACcccgaggctgaggctgaggacaaggttgaggaggagaagctcccCGGCGCTGACGAGGAGGGTCCCGCCGCCATCGAGTCCGGCTTCCAGAACACCGCTGGTGGTGACTGGGAGACTCCCGCTGCTGGCTTCGCTGGTGCCACCGGTGCCGCTGCCCCTGGCTGGGACGGTGCTGCCGGTGAGGAGTGGGGTGCTGCCCCCGCCAACACCGAGTGGGCTGCTTCTGCCGAGGCCCCCAAGGACTCTCAGTGGTAG
- a CDS encoding related to ribosomal protein S15 precursor (mitochondrial) yields the protein MPPRIPALPRFSTLNLCLRPAAKPATPNFLPIVQTANLSQREKKRKAKQDPYRWAQAQQRKAANVQRREELARERDEAWGDPVKGKTTPFIESLESAGQEATSRVPVDGSGNPLAEAHELPTSPELRNYFLTDSELTEAVKHAYTLTKPMIGVVESQMEPESGVDKAKQHEQRHQKAIEALRRITSLSNSSAKDRFHANVRRIVEEFGRHNTDLVLKGKPKSIHPNEVEMPPRSGPDTGSSEVQIAILTTKINTLSQALQINRGYKDKHNKRNLRLLLHRRQKLMKYMDRKERGSERWTHMVEKLGLTPATWKDQISL from the exons ATGCCCCCTAGAATACCGGCGCTGCCGCGCTTCAGCACATTGAACC TCTGCCTCCGGCCCGCCGCGAAGCCCGCTACCCCGAACTTTCTCCCCATCGTCCAAACGGCAAACTTGTCCCAGCGTGaaaagaagcgcaaggcgaAGCAGGATCCTTACCGATGGGCTCAGGCTCAACAGCGAAAGGCTGCCAATGTGCAACGGCGTGAGGAGCTCGCCCGTGAGAGGGATGAGGCGTGGGGTGATCCTGTCAAGGGAAAGACAACTCCCTTTATAGAGTCGCTTGAATCGGCTGGTCAAGAGGCTACATCCCGTGTTCCTGTGGATGGAAGTGGAAACCCGCTCGCCGAAGCACATGAGCTACCGACGTCTCCGGAACTACGGAACTACTTCCTTACCGACTCTGAACTCACTGAGGCTGTCAAGCACGCATATACCCTTACCAAACCCATGATCGGCGTGGTCGAGTCACAAATGGAACCCGAAAGTGGAGTGGATAAGGCGAAGCAACACGAGCAGCGTCACCAGAAGGCTATTGAGGCTCTGCGCCGTATCACATCGCTCAGTAACAGCAGCGCAAAGGACCGCTTCCACGCCAACGTGAGACGAATCGTTGAGGAATTCGGCCGTCACAACACAGATCTGGTTCTGAAGGGCAAGCCAAAATCAATTCATCCCAACGAAGTGGAAATGCCGCCCCGAAGCGGTCCTGATACAGGCAGCTCCGAGGTTCAGATCGCCATCTTGACAACTAAGATTAACACCCTCTCTCAGGCTCTGCAGATCAACAGAGGATACAAGGATAAGCACAACAAGCGAAACTTGAGATTATTGCTGCACCGTCGACAAAAGCTGATGAAGTACATGGACCGTAAGGAGAGGGGAAGTGAGCGATGGACTCACATGGTCGAGAAGCTGGGTCTTACACCTGCGACATGGAAGGACCAGATCTCGTTGTAA
- a CDS encoding probable nucleolar protein NOP58, which translates to MSLFVLAETPAGYGLFKATDKKMLKNEELAAELGRPEKVVEMLKLKKFVKFDSAATALEEAASLKEGKVPELLTQLLDDLKSEKKASLAVADMKLGTAISNMPSLNISPVSGSNTMDLFRGIRGGLPNLIPGLLEENFDRMALGLSHSMSRHKLKFSADKVDSMIIQAIKLLDDLDKELNVYAMRTKEWYGWHFPEMAKILNDNLAYARVILAVGMRTNIADSDLSEILPEEIETSIKAAAEISMGTEITDEDLDNIKLLADQVIVYSNYRTQLSSYLESRMRAIAPNLTALVGYLVGARLIAHAGSLISLAKSPGSTIQILGAEKALFRALKTKHDTPKYGLIYHSSLIGQATGRNKGKIARMLSAKAALGLRVDALGDTEDDADEEERAILGLSNRIKLENHLRKLEGKPLLPKGANVTPSGEIVGAGQFTLKETRRYNGDADGVADDEETNEATPAKKLKKAKKLIEEVDEEMKDAENDSDDEAATPGKPKKLSEADYERLAEEAGISVKKFKRKYERGDVEMNADGTPKVVSKKELKKLRKAEEKATPSKSQAAAEETDGKKKRKHDDSEDEEPKKEKKQKKKKRHSEA; encoded by the exons ATGTCGCTTTTTGTGCTTGCCGAGACGCCGGCAGG CTATGGCCTGTTTAAGGCTACTGATaagaagatgctcaagaaCGAGGAACTCGCTGCTGAGCTCGGACGACCTGAGAAGGTCGTTGAGAT gctcaagctcaagaagtttGTCAAGTTCGACAGCGCCGCTACCGCTCTCGAAGAAGCTGCGTCgctcaaggagggcaaggtcCCCGAGCTTCTCACCCAACTCCTCGACGACCTCAAgtccgagaagaaggcctcGCTCGCCGTCGCCGATATGAAGCTGGGCACTGCCATCTCTAACATGCCATCGCTAAACATTTCTCCTGTTTCTGGCTCCAACACCATGGACCTTTTCCGTGGCATTCGAGGTGGACTGCCCAACCTTATCCCTGGTCTGCTTGAGGAGAACTTTGACCGCATGGCCCTTGGTCTTTCTCACTCCATGTCGCGtcacaagctcaagttctCTGCCGACAAGGTCGACTCCATGATCATCCAGgccatcaagcttctcgacgACCTCGACAAGGAGCTCAACGTCTACGCTATGCGAACCAAGGAGTGGTATGGATGGCACTTCCCTGAGATGGCCAAGATTCTCAACGACAACTTGGCTTACGCTCGCGTCATTCTCGCCGTTGGTATGCGCACCAACATTGCCGATAGCGACCTCTCCGAGATCCTTCCCGAGGAGATTGAGACTTccatcaaggctgctgccGAGATTAGCATGGGTACCGAGATCACcgatgaggatcttgacaacATTAAGCTCCTGGCTGACCAGGTCATTGTCTACTCAAACTACCGAACACAGCTCTCTTCGTACCTCGAGAGCCGCATGCGCGCTATCGCTCCCAACCTGACTGCTCTCGTCGGCTACCTTGTCGGTGCCCGTCTCATTGCCCACGCTGGCTCTCTCATCAGCCTGGCCAAGTCTCCTGGTTCCACCATCCAGATTCTTGGTGCCGAGAAAGCCCTCTTCCGCgccctcaagaccaagcacGACACACCTAAGTACGGTCTCATCTACCACTCTTCACTCATCGGTCAGGCCACCGGCCGAAACAAGGGCAAGATCGCTCGTATGCTGTctgccaaggctgctctGGGTCTCCGTGTCGATGCCCTAGGTGATACCGAAGACGacgctgatgaggaggaacgCGCTATCCTTGGTCTCAGCAACcgcatcaagcttgagaaccACCTTCGCAAGCTCGAGGGCAAGCCTCTTCTGCCCAAGGGCGCCAACGTCACCCCCTCTGGTGAGATTGTTGGTGCTGGCCAGTTCACTCTCAAGGAGACCCGCCGATACAACGGTGACGCCGATGGTgttgccgatgatgaggagaccAACGAAGCTACTcccgccaagaagctcaagaaggccaagaagctgatcgaggaggttgacgaggagatgaaggatgCTGAGAATGACAGTGACGACGAGGCTGCCACTCCTGGCaagcccaagaagctctctgAGGCCGATTACGAGCGCCTTGCCGAGGAGGCCGGTATCTCagtcaagaagttcaagcgcAAGTACGAGCgaggtgatgttgagatgaacGCCGATGGCACACCCAAGGTCGTCAGCAAGAAGgaactcaagaagctgcgaaaggccgaggagaaggccaCGCCTTCCAAGTCGCAAGCCGCCGCCGAAGAGACTgatggcaagaagaagcgcaagcacGACGACTCAGAAGACGAGGaacccaagaaggagaagaagcagaagaagaagaagcgacaCTCTGAGGCTTAG
- a CDS encoding probable H+-transporting ATPase, vacuolar, 41 kDa subunit, whose product MEGLLYNVNGGYVEGIVRGYRNGLLTGAAYNNLTQCETIDDLKLQLGPSYGDFLASLPPNPSTSALAAKTTDKLISEFRYVRAQAVGSLATFMDYVTYGYMIDNVALLITGTLHERDTRELLERCHPLGWFETMPVLCVATNIEELYNSVLIETPLAPYFKGSLSHQDLDELNIEIVRNTLYKNYLEDFYNFVNTHPEMAGTPTAEVMSEILEFEADRRAINITLNSFGTDLSKQDRNKLYPNFGKLYPEGTLMLSRAEDPEGVRLAVDGVHDYKSFFDAISVGGGPSGPGNMGGGAGETKTLEDMFYQKEMEISKNAFTRQFTHAIVYAWVKLREQEIRNITWIAECIAQNQKERIGNYISVF is encoded by the exons ATGGAGGGTCTTCTCTACAACGTCAACGGCGG CTACGTCGAAGGAATTGTCCGAGGCTACCGCAACGGTCTTCTCACAGGCGCTGCCTACAACAACTTGACTCAATGCGAGACGATTGATG ATCTCAAGCTTCAGCTTGGCCCTTCATATGGCGATTTTCTCGCTTCCCTACCACCCAACCCATCGACTTCAGCTCTCGCAGCCAAGACCACCGACAAGCTCATCTCAGAGTTCCGATATGTGCGCGCTCAAGCTGTCGGCTCTCTTGCTACCTTTATGGACTACGTCACCTACGGCTACATGATCGACAACGTCGCCCTTCTCATCACAGGAACCCTTCATGAGCGGGATACccgtgagcttcttgagcgaTGCCATCCTCTTGGATGGTTCGAGACTATGCCAGTTCTCTGCGTTGCTACAAACATCGAGGAACTTTACAACAGCGTGCTTATCGAGACCCCTCTTGCCCCATACTTCAAGGGTAGTCTTAGCCACCAGGATCTTGACGAGCTAAACATTGAGATTGTCCGAAACACCCTCTACAAGAACTACCTCGAGGACTTTTACAACTTTGTCAACACTCACCCTGAGATGGCCGGTACACCCACTGCTGAGGTCATGTCTGAGATTCTCGAGTTCGAGGCTGACCGCCgagccatcaacatcacacTCAACTCTTTCGGCACAGATCTTTCCAAGCAAGACCGTAACAAGCTCTACCCCAACTTTGGCAAGCTATACCCTGAAGGAACTCTCATGCTCTCTCGAGCTGAAGACCCTGAGGGTGTCCGTCTAGCAGTTGATGGTGTTCATGACTACAAGTCTTTCTTTGACGCCATTTCAGTCGGTGGCGGCCCCTCAGGACCTGGTAACATGGGTGGTGGCGCTGGTGAGACCAAGACACTGGAGGATATGTTTTAccagaaggagatggagatttCCAAGAATGCATTCACCAGACAGTTTACTCACGCCATTGTCTATGCTTGGGTGAAGCTCCGAGAACAG GAAATCCGCAATATCACCTGGATTGCCGAATGCATAGCTCAGAACCAGAAAGAGCGCATCGGCAACTACATCAGCGTCTTTTAA
- a CDS encoding related to LTE1 GDP/GTP exchange factor has product MEALESSTPADPLPPASGLSAVPPVPVPTPSPPPAATTVKDPLSTKPKVQSRSRSGSGAIAVAAPNVTAAVAALKKKENTSPGFSTPSKWPSVRSTNTARMPTTIVAKPLVPLSERRIHQKKPTTRSLKDSDSSLDNQGSLSRWEITPDGGSAGREGRQFTVANVGNNGRIYLRPTVRPAYQRTPQPQFVFPITPPSTAGLDAISNKQLQDETSELHVSQWTPTPEPSPYDGNRAYFDHNSQYPLRPVKHRRALSDSTVHEVSAAKDSEPGAFKIVISKPLEEYRPRTMEDFDSTSDPLLDITIPSWRIGVPRFTGRGTPMIRGSSYAPTEEFRSSSASLLSRPQGVLNSSHPDITSSRRPSSMAVPMLRISRNISAMTQTPSATQPSRTIRPSYQSNSKVEPAMFDDLTFKPACDDRTLVKYSAATGAVIAATPPRLVAEITSPSFLDYELISDFFLTFRAFLEPVDLLRMLIARLRWALARDDETGMVVRVRTFVALRHWILNYFMDDFVMDYNLRQTFCELLNDFVDELSQCNRSRKVQLKILGELKKCWRRVCALYWDGPNFDDTLDSSVPITPGGIAGHRDPSLDPSFWDRDEGETPRIESLLPLRRSPTERTSFIADISRAGHVADSVMVEHRPSTPERQTARDSAEQQTSPISMTSMDIISCSFPSKIKPAQPHQTNPLAAHPVSTSAYHTGPVATTPRALVGKRVRPQAAHKRNNSLTDSLREHSTDKLSFKDQEFMMTTPYGGSLVRGNLLPPGQAFVDVEPDEFSTSLVPSPNLHPESRSLVKERIPAGAMSGHGMKKLLGTVRRALSTRGHGMSPTQGSLVSLGNIGPRGAITNRIPGTAVVPQSRHRPNGARPTVRIDLLGAEIVEDFKKAVRDEAAAEADRRGLPPPMSPNPSLTPTGDFHYSAAHMDTTTYGHMTHEHRHRPVSDMAITTGSKSIVIVDDTTPFDPSLLHRIPNSNASVEAFADTFKLTGGDPTPPSTPPAGNGGNTPRRSSYLLNQHVVRPSLDEDPLPPFVPDFETLAPVTSAPMSEDGSRVSYSTAARSTRNRPPVSYENHRRNKSGRTHRSLNSILRRRSSFTNGLARRSTVQSFDATTVSAQSIAEPEPEEPMPPPLRILRRRPGGDLRAATNVGELDPVTLRRSQSVGSLTTYSESIRSSFMQSPRMASFGRGSFGQGSVVSIEYVQPRSEAFSVGQLADKPKRELSLFSTHSSKPAMRPSFEKEAQKLAQIPDDDDDGGIESALAKLEGKLPEKKSHKSAVSLQAPPQTIGEVMIASEQSEADRKKNHHEQELMVRETFMLDPEDSEPEPLIEPQGQNLSPERPTTEARSFLTGSSRESYSSVPILDRDSAKGRPWTNMSILEGSDEETTPRPHKTVLYTEDEGDSQHASYDFIEKTRSIEGIKPGDTAPSVEEDQSFLDDDSDLSSEMSADALEYEDSEYGDGILPRVELPAHPLGSPAPPPNRKPPSPPMTLVQALEMSPPHCFTVPELHEDQVWGQKPLPPTPETTPTAAYVQTADQTSTDALRQVAKVDSFESNKYSAHLPFILAFDSEILAQQFTLIEKDALNEIDWKELIDMNWKDAAHSDSRSWVDFLRNSDAHGVEVVIARFNIMVKWAISEIVLTQGLEERVRCITKYIHIATHCRRYRNFATLAQLTIALSSNEVARLTKTWQHVAPQDLKTLQDLEKLVTPMRNFYNLRAEMEVGSDQGCIPFVGIYTHDLLYNAQRPSEMAGSPTTPPLINFERCRIAASVVKTLLRLLEASTRYKFQPIEGITERCLWMSALSDEDIRRHSEMLE; this is encoded by the exons ATGGAGGCCCTGGAGTCTTCGACGCCCGCGGACCCGCTGCCACCAGCGTCTGGTCTCAGCGCGGTGCCCCCAGTCCCAGTCCCTACACCATCACCTCCTCCAGCTGCAACTACTGTCAAGGATCCGTTGTCAACCAAACCAAAGGTTCAGTCAAGGTCTCGTTCCGGCTCAGGCGCTATCGCTGTCGCAGCCCCCAACGTGACTGCTGCCGTAGCAGCActcaagaaaaaggaaaacacCAGCCCTGGCTTCTCGACACCCAGCAAGTGGCCTTCTGTTAGGTCCACCAACACCGCGCGCATGCCCACGACTATCGTTGCGAAACCCTTGGTTCCTCTCTCAGAACGAAGAATACACCAGAAGAAACCCACAACTCGAAGTCTCAAGGACTCAGATTCTAGCCTAGATAACCAGGGTAGTCTGTCTCGATGGGAGATTACTCCAGACGGTGGATCGGCAGGTCGTGAAGGACGTCAATTCACTGTCGCCAATGTTGGGAACAATGGTCGTATATATTTGAG GCCGACCGTTCGCCCTGCGTACCAGCGAACTCCTCAGCCCCAATTCGTCTTTCCGATTACACCTCCCAGTACCGCAGGCTTGGATGCGATCTCTAACAAACAGCTTCAAGACGAGACGAGTGAACTTCATGTTAGTCAGTGGACGCCAACACCGGAACCTTCGCCATATGACGGCAACCGAGCATACTTCGATCACAATTCTCAGTATCCGCTCCGGCCCGTGAAACATCGTCGCGCTCTTTCCGATAGCACGGTTCACGAGGTGTCCGCTGCGAAAGATTCGGAACCCGGGGCCTTCAAGATCGTCATTTCAAAGCCCTTGGAGGAATACCGACCTCGGACTATGGAAGATTTCGATTCCACTTCTGATCCTCTTCTTGACATTACGATACCTTCGTGGCGCATAGGAGTTCCCCGATTCACGGGAAGAGGCACACCAATGATTCGCGGATCCTCGTACGCTCCCACCGAGGAGTTTCGCTCAAGTAGCGCTTCGCTACTGAGCCGACCTCAAGGAGTGCTAAATAGCTCGCATCCTGATATAACATCTTCAAGGAGACCGAGTTCTATGGCTGTACCGATGTTGCGAATTTCTCGAAATATATCCGCCATGACTCAGACCCCTTCAGCCACACAGCCTTCTCGAACCATTCGTCCAAGCTATCAATCAAATTCTAAAGTCGAACCCGCCATGTTCGATGATCTCACATTTAAGCCGGCCTGCGATGATCGAACATTAGTAAAATATTCTGCTGCAACTGGTGCTGTTATAGCTGCTACACCACCGCGACTCGTTGCCGAAATCACATCGCCCAGTTTCCTCGATTACGAACTCATCTcagacttcttcctcacttTCCGAGCGTTTCTGGAGCCTGTGGATCTTCTCCGTATGCTTATTGCAAGACTGCGCTGGGCCTTAGCtcgtgatgatgagacaGGCATGGTTGTTCGCGTTCGTACATTTGTTGCCCTTCGACACTGGATTCTCAATTATTTTATGGACGACTTCGTTATGGATTACAACCTCCGACAAACGTTCTGCGAACTACTCAACGATTTTGTGGATGAACTTTCGCAATGCAACCGTTCTCGAAAGGTCCAGCTGAAGATTCTTGGAGAATTAAAGAAGTGTTGGCGAAGGGTTTGCGCACTGTACTGGGATGGCCCGAATTTCGACGACACCCTCGATTCTAGCGTTCCTATAACGCCTGGTGGTATTGCTGGACATCGTGATCCCAGCCTGGATCCTTCTTTCTGGGACCGTGATGAAGGCGAAACACCCCGAATCGAAAGTCTACTACCACTCAGAAGGAGCCCCACAGAACGAACAAGTTTCATCGCCGATATTTCTCGAGCTGGCCATGTTGCAGATTCTGTTATGGTTGAGCACCGTCCCAGCACCCCTGAACGGCAAACTGCGAGGGATTCAGCAGAACAGCAGACATCACCAATCAGCATGACTAGCATGGACATCATTTCGTGCTCTTTTCCTAGCAAGATCAAACCTGCTCAGCCTCATCAGACAAACCCTCTGGCTGCTCATCCTGTATCGACCTCAGCTTACCACACTGGACCAGTAGCAACGACTCCTCGTGCCCTTGTTGGCAAGCGTGTACGACCTCAAGCTGCTCACAAGCGCAACAACAGTTTGACCGATTCTTTGCGAGAGCACAGCACGGATAAACTGTCATTCAAGGATCAGGAGTTCATGATGACAACCCCATATGGAGGAAGTCTTGTACGTGGAAATCTGTTACCTCCTGGCCAGGCTTTTGTCGATGTAGAACCGGATGAATTCTCTACCAGCTTGGTCCCTTCGCCAAACCTTCACCCTGAGAGTCGAAGCCTCGTCAAAGAAAGAATACCCGCAGGCGCCATGTCCGGACACGGTATGAAGAAGCTACTGGGAACCGTTCGAAGAGCCTTGAGCACTAGGGGACACGGCATGTCTCCCACTCAAGGGAGTCTCGTTAGCCTTGGCAACATTGGTCCTCGTGGCGCGATAACGAATCGCATCCCTGGCACGGCTGTCGTACCTCAAAGCCGCCATAGGCCTAACGGAGCTCGCCCGACTGTCAGAATTGACTTGCTCGGTGCTGAGATCGTAGAGGATTTCAAGAAGGCGGTACGagatgaggctgctgctgaagctgATCGTCGCGGACTACCACCACCCATGTCTCCTAACCCATCCTTGACTCCTACTGGAGACTTTCACTACTCGGCTGCTCATATGGATACGACTACCTATGGTCATATGACACACGAGCATCGACATCGACCGGTTAGCGACATGGCCATTACTACAGGTAGCAAATCAATTGTCATTGTAGATGACACAACACCCTTCGACCCGTCGCTCCTCCACCGAATTCCTAACAGCAATGCTTCTGTAGAGGCCTTTGCAGATACTTTCAAGTTGACGGGAGGCGATCCGACGCCCCCCTCTACTCCTCCGGCTGGCAATGGCGGAAACACACCTCGGCGTTCCTCATATCTCCTCAACCAACATGTTGTTCGGCCATCGTTAGATGAAGATCCTCTGCCGCCATTTGTCCCTGACTTCGAGACCCTCGCCCCTGTCACTAGCGCACCAATGTCAGAGGATGGCAGCCGAGTCTCATACTCTACAGCAGCTCGAAGCACTCGCAACCGCCCTCCTGTGTCATATGAGAACCACCGTCGCAATAAATCTGGCAGGACTCATCGGTCATTGAACTCGATCCTTCGCCGCCGCAGCTCATTTACCAACGGCCTCGCTCGCCGATCCACAGTTCAGAGCTTCGATGCCACAACGGTCTCTGCCCAATCAATCGCGGAACCTGAGCCTGAGGAGCCTATGCCACCGCCTCTGCGAATTCTTCGACGACGACCTGGAGGAGACCTGCGAGCTGCCACAAACGTGGGAGAGCTGGACCCTGTTACCTTGAGGAGATCGCAATCTGTTGGGTCGTTGACAACATATTCAGAGTCAATTCGTAGCTCTTTCATGCAGAGCCCTCGAATGGCGTCTTTTGGCCGTGGATCTTTCGGGCAGGGCTCAGTTGTCTCCATTGAGTACGTGCAACCTAGAAGTGAGGCATTCTCTGTTGGACAACTTGCGGACAAACCGAAGCGAGAGCTTTCACTGTTCAGCACTCACTCATCTAAGCCTGCCATGCGCCCCTCGTTCGAAAAGGAGGCCCAGAAACTGGCTCAGATCccagatgatgacgacgatggcGGAATCGAGTCTGCTTTAGCCAAGCTTGAGGGCAAGCTCCCCGAGAAGAAGTCACACAAATCCGCTGTCAGCCTTCAAGCTCCCCCTCAGACAATCGGCGAGGTCATGATTGCTTCAGAGCAGTCAGAAGCGGATCGCAAGAAGAATCACCATGAACAAGAGCTGATGGTCAGGGAAACGTTCATGCTGGACCCTGAGGATAGTGAACCAGAGCCTTTGATTGAGCCGCAAGGGCAAAACCTCTCACCCGAGAGACCTACAACCGAAGCTAGATCATTCTTGACTGGTTCTTCTCGCGAAAGCTACTCCTCTGTCCCCATCTTGGATCGAGACTCTGCAAAGGGTCGTCCTTGGACCAACATGTCCATCCTCGAGGGCTCAGATGAAGAAACAACGCCTCGACCACACAAGACCGTCTTGTATACCGAAGATGAAGGCGACTCGCAGCATGCTTCTTACGACTTCATTGAGAAGACTCGGAGTATCGAAGGCATCAAGCCTGGCGACACTGCCCCCTCGGTGGAGGAGGACCAATCCTTCCTTGACGATGACAGCGACCTTTCATCAGAGATGTCGGCGGATGCCCTCGAATACGAGGACTCTGAATATGGCGACGGTATTTTGCCTCGAGTGGAGCTCCCTGCTCATCCTCTTGGCTCGCCTGCTCCACCTCCTAACCGCAAGCCACCTTCTCCTCCCATGACTTTGGTGCAAGCGCTGGAGATGTCTCCGCCTCACTGCTTCACAGTCCCTGAGTTACATGAGGATCAAGTTTGGGGCCagaagcctcttcctccaactCCAGAGACTACGCCCACCGCTGCGTACGTTCAGACAGCCGATCAGACATCAACCGATGCACTTCGTCAAGTTGCTAAGGTGGACTCCTTCGAGAGCAACAAGTATTCTGCTCACTTGCCATTCATCTTGGCTTTTGACTCGGAGATTCTTGCTCAACAGTTCACACTCATCGAAAAGGACGCGTTGAACGAGATCGACTGGAAGGAACTCATTGACATGAACTGGAAGGATGCTGCTCATAGCGACTCTCGCTCGTGGGTAGACTTTCTTCGTAACTCTGACGCCCATGGTGTTGAAGTAGTCATTGCTCGGTTTAACATTATGGTCAAATGGGCCATATCTGAGATTGTCCTGACGCAAGGCCTGGAGGAGAGAGTACGATGCATTACCAAGTATATCCATATTGCCACTCACTGTCGCCGTTACCGCAACTTTGCTACCCTCGCTCAGCTCACTATCGCCCTGTCGAGTAACGAAGTCGCCAGACTAACCAAGACCTGGCAGCATGTCGCTCCTCAAGACCTGAAGACACTGCAAGATCTTGAAAAGCTGGTCACTCCTATGCGCAATTTCTACAACCTACGTGCGGAGATGGAGGTTGGTTCTGACCAAGGCTGTATTCCTTTCGTTGGTATCTATACCCACGATCTGCTTTACAATGCTCAGCGGCCATCTGAGATGGCTGGCTCACCTACCACGCCTCCCCTGATCAACTTTGAACGATGTCGCATTGCGGCCTCTGTTGTCAAGACACTGCTTAGGTTGTTGGAGGCCAGCACCCGATACAAGTTCCAGCCCATCGAAGGTATCACTGAGCGCTGTCTCTGGATGAGCGCTTTGAGCGACGAGGACATTCGACGTCACTCGGAAATGCTAGAATAA